Within Montipora foliosa isolate CH-2021 chromosome 3, ASM3666993v2, whole genome shotgun sequence, the genomic segment cctatttgggttccggtttttcttagatttgagcggcaattgatctcgatcatagtattatttatttatttactctttatttaaccacggtgcaattcatcagcaatataaacaaaatatgtacaattaaaaatttaaagataggactatgtaaactacattaactatcttactcaatatcatacaataaaagctgctttccatgaataccgtgtttagaataatggcttagataacctctttaatcagtcgtttgaattgattgagggactctgctttccttagctCTAATGGCAAaatgttccacaaaactgcgcctctaaatagctaaagctgttttttgtagtagtttgtgcgcggttgcggaacatttaccttattcacagagtctctcaaacaataaccagaatcgcgatggacaattttcgagccaggtgctagtccctgtagggacgtaaataccattgttgctctttcaatttgcctttgagagactagggatttccatcttaagagttgaaataaattgttgacatgagcgtcatagttagaataggtcaagacacgggctgctctgttttgtagtttttgcagtttgtcctgcaaagttactccacagttttCCGAAAGAATATTGCAGTGGTTGAAATGAGGTTTTACTAGGGCCcgataaatagaatgtaaggtcccatagggtACAAGATGCCTGTTTTCCCTCACGTGAttagtaaccttgtttttcctccaaaacaaaagaaaacgtttgagtgataatagagctcaattcccggagtcgtcacatgaaaacactctatagccgcGAAACGCCAAAAGATGAAGATCTGAACGAGCATGAAATGAGTGAGAAGCTGGTGACTCTGAGAAAGGGCAGCTAGAATTTGATAAATGTAGTGACGAAGTCATTGCAGATGACAACAACTCCCAGGGTCAGCTGAGATGAATTAGGGACATCGACGAATTGTCTCTTTGGTGCAACGTCGCGGTATGGACAACAAAGTAAGGGGGTGAGAAGAcccccatataaaaaggggagggatgttCGTCGTCTctcttaggggtgtaaatttcggattttgatcTCACGTAGGgtgttttgggcaaaacgcaatgAAAATCTccttagggttgcgcgcgaagaaatataaaagtgtatatttacactttcaaatttcttcacgCAGgcgaaagtattagatgataatgtctttgccatcattagaagtcgcttttttttttttatttttttttattgttctgTGTTAAGGATAatacggtctcttttaggggtcaaaaaacgcctgggccacgccagattggtctcctttaatTAAGGGTTCAATGTAACATTTCCGACGAGAATCCCTCGCCTTTTTATGTGGGAGTCCCCCCCGGAGGCGGTGAGGTTCAATATTCGACTCCTGTTTTAAGTACGTATCTGTTTATTACCATACTTGACCATATTTgggctcgagagagcggcaaAAATCAAGcctatgattttagcagatactaaaagatatggaggctttagacaagtccatgacattcacaaatactttgatgaaataaaattttagCGTAGTTTGTTCTGTATGCCGCACTTGTCAACATTGTATCGTCTTTTTGACGGTTTTGtgtgcggttttcggttttggtcgaattttttttgcggttttgcggttttggatgattttttcttcagttttgcggtttctaatacaccccaatgtccccctctatTAAGAAACTAAGTAACGCcgttatttaaagagggtaaaAACGTGGCAGTTAGGTAAAAACGTGGCGGTTATGAAGAACCGGTAAACGTGTGGCCCTGTATAAAAcataaaatcaaaattaatattacaaCTTttgacacttataaaaaaaggcaaaaaaaaatatttaagaacTATCTAGCATCTTATTTAAAAACTATTCACTATCTAAAACAAGTTATTTAACAGACCTGCTTAAAAAAAGCTAGTTAACTACTTAAAATATAGTCAATTTTTCTGGCTCTCTTTGCCTCGCAATTACATTCATAGCCGTTTTCCGTTTAAACGATTTAACATCTTTCTTCCTCTTTCGGTCACAAGACAGCTCGTTCCAATTTCTAATTTTTCGTATGTTGAAAGTACGGCCTCCTGTGTCTTTCTTAAAAACAggacaatgaaaaaaaaaatttggaaaaggaTTGGATCGGTTATGAAACTCAGAATTGTCTTTAATATAGAATTGATATAATTTGGAGTTGTGCCCCGAGTCTCTTGAAGGCTATAGAACATCTATTTAAATATGCCTCGATAAAGAATGGAGTCCAGTTCAGTTCATTAAACATAGTTAATGTGTGTGTTGTTCTTTTGGCGTCCAATATAATGCGCGCAGCTCTCTTCTGCATCCATAAGCCTCTGTCTAGCAATTCCTTGCTACAAGATGACCAAATTGGACTGAGGTACAACATAACTGACTTTATAACAGCGACATAAAAAATTAACTTGTGCTTTTGTTTAAGATAAGGGGTAAAATGCCTCACAAGTCCAAGTCGTTTTGACAGTATTTTACATAATTCATCGATGTGTGCTTAAAAACGTAGATCTTTATCAATGATTTAacccaataattattttatgatGCGATAATTGGTCGATATTTGTGCCGTCAAGGCATAGACTTAAGCTTTTTGTTTCCTCACTGAGCTCATGTTGAATCCTTCTTCCCGTAACAAGTAACCCTGTAGTCTTTTCGATTTTGATGTACATTTTGGTTTCCGTTGACCATTTCTCAACATTTTAAAGGTCACTAGAAAGAGCTTGAGTTAAGGAAGTGATATTACATGTATTCCAGTTTGCACTCAAGGGCAGGGTGGTACCGTCGGCATATATATCAATAGTGGAGTTGTTCAAATGTTGAGGCATATTCACAAATAGGAGAAATAGAACTGGAACTGCGGTACCCCTTGCCTGACAGGTTTCGGCTCATATGTCATATGCCCCAGTTTTACAAACTGTCTTCGCTCCTCCAGATACAATCGAAACTAAGCCACGCTATCTGAACTGACGCCGTACACTGATAATAGGCcgtttccgagttcatgtctacctcctcttcacgGCGAGCCttagtgcgaagtttttgttatgacaATTaagtttcattcatatgtaaagtataactaattaccatcacaaaaatttcgcatttagactcgctttgaagaggaggcagatatgaactcggaaatggcctatttctttAGCTTTTTGCGTTGTTTGTTCATGCACCTGCGGCAGTGCATGCGTGGAGCCAGCCTATGCAGTCAGCGGTCTTTTGTTGTCCACATGTGCGTCTTGTTTGTTGTAGCACCATTCTACGTTCGAGCATAGTCAATTCTGGGTTgttcctctcccctccccccgcTTCCCCTCTCCTTTTTTCCACTGTATATATACTGTATCAGTGCGACGGGTGGCCTTCTTCCCTTCTGCGTGGGAGCTCGTGGCTGGGTTGCCAGGATTTGCCAGCCATGGCAGCAGTCTCAACTACTCGGAGCTgcctgccaatagtggaagctcctggATATCGGGGCACTCAACCTCCATTTAGCGATGCCGTTTTTAATCCTATTTTACTGTTTTAGATTACATTCCCCGTCACTTCAACCCCACCCTCCTTAAACACTATCATTTCACATTTCTGAAATTCTAGTCTAATTTTCATCTCCTCAATATGTTTCTCCCAGTAATTTACATTGTAGGttgacttttttgaaaaaaataaaaccattCCAGTTTCTTACGTGTTGAGGACAAATCGAGCAAAGCGAAAAGCGCTAGACATTCTTTTATCATTTTTCATCTTGTAGGTTCCAATTTTCCTGCTCTTTCCCTTGCGTAACGTTGCATTTTAATTGCCTAATGCGTTTCAATGTCTGTACCTGATAGTTGTTGTACCGATACTCGAAGAAAGAAGCTAAATATTCTGGAGCCGAAATAACGTAGATTtcattttagtggtgtactacatttcggctggccaaaccacccttcttcaggtacaatgagagttgtACCTGACTGTCATTGTACTTAACTctcattagggccgtttatacgagagaaaataagcttactctggccgcggcgtacatgatacgcgaaaggaactatttacaCGAGtgtaaactcccaggccaggataagccgcggcttgttgagaaagccgtgaacgtagattttgtaccatttatacggggctgtttgcgtcttatgtaagccgcggcttattttctctcttataaaacggccctattgtacctaaagaaggctggtttggccagccgaaatacaGTACACcattaaaatcaaatctacgttgtattggctcttgctcaaaatatgtAGCTGCTCAACTTGTAactacgccgatcagatcaagccactgatccaacgtacacagGAAGATTGTCTACGGTTACTTCTTCAAaactttgaaactgaaaaaaaaagtgattttggCGCGTTATATGTATGGGTTTAACATTGAAACTTTTAACCGAAAGCTTTAACAAAGTTAGGTTTTTCTCGGGCAAGATTActttgcaggggcacccaacgagaatatagttcaaaaccacttaaacatagcattgttaaacgaaTTTTGGTATTAAAATGGTAGAAGTTAAaagtttttcatctgttcggacttcctagctgaaagtctagtgaccCGAAACCTTTAGGGATcgaaacttaccttttcgaaaatttcagccagaaaaaaacgCTCCCGAAACTTCTAGGTGacaatgggcaattataccgttttttagatgttcgaaaatcctaggacaggcaggcaagcaaaaaGTTGTACAACAAATGTCCCGAAAACTCTAGATCTCAAGTTGTCTTCCGCACagatatttttagaaaattgacgttgggtgctcctgactTTGGGTCGTGTTTAGGAGAACTGAGGTCACAACAACAACGAACGAGCTGCGACACTTGTAACCCGATTTTTGGGTGCATACATCGAAACAGCGCCATACATCGAGACCTAAAAGAGCAATATCCCAGTAAGTCCAATAATTTGCTGGTGGCAGTGACCACGACATTTATGGCCATAGACGCCTGTCTTTACTTCCATTTCCATGTAAAAAAACGAATTGCCTTTTTCAGGGGACTGTAActtcggcattgtcgcgaatATGAAATAAGATCAGTATTTTTATGCTATCTTTTACCTGTCCCAAACCAACCTTCAGGCAAGCATTTTGCTTTTTAAAAGGGTGTGGTGTATGGTACCCTCACCAGATGGTGCAAACTTTCGAACTGGTTTATGATGTATATTAAGGCCAAGACTGTGAAGAAAAAGAGATTTACCTGGTGTAATCAGTACTAGTCGACTTATGGAAATCATTTATTCTTTTCAACGACAATTTCCTCTCTCACGTAATGTCTCTTTACAATAAAGTGAGGGACACCTTTCTACTTTTCGACGGTCGCTCTATGATTTTCCTACAAGGCCAAGGGGGATTTTGAGAATATGACAGGAACTTGCTGCCATTTATGACTCCTTGGCTGTTAACACGAGGAAAAGAACGCGTTAAAAGTGTCATCCCTAAACCTGCCTCGTTGGTTTACACGAAAGTTCCACTGTTCGTAAGACTCACTCATAACACCAAAGCCCACTGCTGAACGATTGCCGCTTCCTTCATTCATTTCTAAGTAAGGGCTCGCGGGACGGGTTACAGTGCACAAGCGCTTACGATTCACATGCATAAGCGACTCAAGCCCAACCAGGCCTCAAGAGCCTGACCGAGGTGAGTATAAGAAGGCTTTCCTTGGCATTGCATACACTTAAACGACAGGctggaagcatggttagcgctaaccgttgttaaataccatggaaaccaataggttttgatatctgttaaccaacggttagcactaaccaggcttcgagcaaccggacCCTGGTGTTCATGCTAATTAGTGTCCTTTACCTTCAATAGCTCGGCTTATGTTTGAGTCGCTCAGAATGAGTAGGCCTATGTGGGGCGGATTTGACCGAGACTCTATCGGACAACGGGGAGTTGTTTTATTAGGTCATTTTGTGATTTAGAGGAAGTGCGAGAAGCTTGGAACTTTAACTCTCCTATGCAAactgaaaatttcaatgaaactaTAGTGGTTGCTTTAAATTTGGAAAATCAGACCTTCTAGGGACTGCACATGTTTTAATGAGCTGCCAAAAGTCGTTATTACTGGTGCTGATCGGCAAAATCATGATGATATATAGGAAGAGAGACCAGTTAAATGTTAGATTAAAGATTGAACAGAAACAAGAGTTTATCGTTTCGACGAAAGAGTGGTGCGCACTTCAAAAGCAAGCAGACGCGTGAATAAAGGGGGGTGGTTCTTAACTAACGAACTGTTACTATGGACCCCTTAAAATATTCATTTCTCttgtgtgttctatttaacgtGTCTTAGTCTGGTtccacaaacaaacaaatttggtAAATGACGTAACCAAAACAGAACATGcttaaaaactcagcgagttaattGTTTTTCACAAGTTCTTAACGCAATAGTacgagaacattctaacacaaaaatCTGTAggatggattttaaaagaaattatttctccaAAAAATTTTGGCGTCATAAGGCCCTTCTTTGATTCACTTTTCAAACtgtcagttccattttttgtccaaataaaAACTCTATGCTACACTTCGCGAAAAATGATGGGCGTTTCTCATCTGGTGAAAAAaccgcctcttcctttcgtttccttaGAGCTTTTAGGTGTTTTTCACTGCATGAAACGCACGACAGAGGACTTGGGCTACTtacttcatagaaccatccatgcgAACTTTTTGATAGGACGTTGTGACTACAAGGCCCCTTAGAAACCATTATCTTTCTGTATTTAAGTGTCACTTAATGTAACATTGACTTACATTATATGAGATAGACAATGCATTTTTTAACGTATCTATGAATGCCTCCGAAAGACCTTGTAACTATCCATTGCAGCATTTTGGATCGACACAAACTATAAAGGGAATAAACAAGGATAAGATCAAATCGTGTAAAATGGCACTTCGGCCAGCCACACAAGCGTAGAGCTGTAGACCATTACACGGCATTTCAGTGGTTTTCAAAACTCAATAATTTGACAAAACTGAAAACAGTGTTTGAATCCTCTCAATTCTGGTCTTACACAAAGCTCCCAGAGAAAGTCATCCATAAATGGCCCGTATGGTTTATCTTTGTCCTGGTGgaacaaattatttaattaacgAAATCAATAATCCGTGATACCTAGTGGTTTAATGTCCGTAATGCATCTTGGTGTTGGGGAATGAGAAACAGATCTTCTTGGCCACCGGAATTCGGAATTCCTAGTACAAAGACGATAGCATTTAAATACCCTCAAATCATCCCAACATGTCTACTTTGACGTCGTTCTATGATACTGTTGGAGTTAATAACTGTATGCACAAGAGTAAATCGCGACTAAGATATCCGGGCTGTCTCATGGAGAGTTTTGGAAACAGACGTATAAGACGTAATACACtcctttttataagaacgtatAATTTTGTGGTGGAGGCCGAACgtttcggtttttttttgttcgctGAATTTGAGCTCGAAAACGTTCTTAACGTTATGAATTATATTAAattcgactacaaactgagtGGCTCTTCCATGTATCATCCAATAAACACATTGCTAATGTTAAGAAAAACGTCCTTAAGTATTTGAGACCTGCAAAACTACATACAGTTTTACATATCTTTTACCTTTGTTAAGAATGTAATTAATCTCAGCCTGAACGTTCttacaaaaaaagagtgtactAAATGATAATTCAGTCGACTGGTGTAGCTGTTTGATACTGTAGAGGCAAAATGGCAAGAAAGTTATCCGTTACAGCATCGTAGCTGCCACCTCTCCACTGTCGCCACATCTTCTCGTCAAGGTACGATTGAAGATCCTCTCGACGAATCCCTTTCCTTCTGTTCCGGCCAAGTTTCAACTGACTCCAGGCAGACTCCGCTTCTTGGGTGTGCACACTTGTCCTTGGGTCTACGAAATTGTGAGCATGAACTACAACCTGATGCACTGCCACGTTGGGTAAGGCAGCCAATCGAGTGTAAGCAGCCCAATCGTCTGTATGAACTTCCGTTCCGGGTAGAAGGCAGCGCTGTATAATAGGTAAAAGAGTGGCTGCATCTCTTCTATCTACCACTTGAAAATAGCCCTTGGCCGGACTTTGCTCTAGGGACACTATTCCGAATACCCATGCGTCACGGGCAGCCCTTCTCCCTTTGTGGTACTGCAACAGTTGATAAATTCCGTATGGTTAGCAAGGGTACCAGTAGAGCCACCTTCGTTCCTTCCCTTCGTTTTGTGGTGGCCCCACCACAAAAAGTAAGGAATTGGCCTGGGAATTGGCCTGGGAAGCAAGTTAGGAAATTCAagtgtgaataataataataatcatcatcatcatcatctggtTAATTTTACCTTCGCTTTATGATTAAATTTGCTTTCGTCGCACTTAGCCACAGTTCCAGGGCCTCCGAAAGGAATAAATGGTCTACTCATGATGTCGAGGGAACAAACATCTTGTAGGCGTCTAACTATTTTTGATACCAAGCTCGCGTTTATTCCCAGAGCGCGAGTAATTCTTTGTTGGGGGTCATCTTGTGTAAAGTAAAAGATGGCAAGGAGTAGGGTGGATAACGACACTTTGGGAAATTCTGCAAAAAAGGTGTTTGTCCTTAAGCTTCTTTTTTTTGAACATCCACCGCATCGCCTAATGAGAAAAACGTTCCATTAGTAAGGATATCAGATATATTTGCTGCAAGACCTGACACAACCCTGGGAACGTGGTTGGACCTGACAGCACGTCTTTGCGGGTGCATATGTCAAAAAGAGATTTCTATTGTACCTTGAGTTTATCCGACGACCATTTATGTATTTTTCTCGATAGAAATTAATTTAAACGTTACTTTTATTGGTTGGGATGGTATAATTACACGGTGGCCATTTCTTTGAACGTTAAGTTTAATGTGAACGGAAATCGTGCATGTTTTATCTAataaggggtggcgaatggtaaaatcTGAGACTCGCAGAGACGCCGAGATCCTAGTTAAAAATGCGAACCCGAGACTCCTTGGTAAAAAGCTTCGAGATTCAAAAGGGTAAAAACAAACCATGCAAAACGCTTTCGAGATTTCGAGATCCTGGTAAAATTTTCCGATACCCGCGTTTTTCGAGGTATCATTCGTCACCCCTCTAAtagcaataaaattattgagctgttttcttttttgtcacaaTACTACCATTAACTCGCCCTACTTATTTGCAAATTAAGCCAAGTCGCCGTTGCAACGATATTGCGATCAGGCATTTAGAAACGCGTTggtagatttaaaaaaaaaaaaaattaaaatgaaactaAATATTGCCATATTGCATCAACCGACTAAGTACTCCCTATAAAAAAAGTGCAAAAAGATATTATCAATGCAGGTAAAAAAGTATTCCCCACTTACCACTGGAATCCATCGACATGCGTATCGTTTCTTTCAATTAGTTCCATGCCTTGATTGCAAGGAGCACAAAGGAGCGGATTTGCAAGTAAATCACGCCTTTGGAGCCATTGAATAAGGACGGATCGCGGTCCTTGGCCTAAAGCGATGAGCTCGTTTAAATTCATGTTGCAATTGATTACATTCACAATGAAAATTACCTCGTGGAAAGTCAGCAAACATTGAAGGATGTAAGACCGGAACCAAACCCTTCACACCTTTGTATTATTGCAAGCATCGGTTTTACTTAATCAGTTACTGCAAATCAAGTGAGAACAAAAGAGATTAATTGTTCTGGTAATTTTCGCAGTCCGTCAAGCCGCtgtcaataaaaacaaaagggttctgttttcttgaaacaGACATCTCTGCTTACTTTTTTGAGTTGGGTAAAGTTCTCGCGTCCGTGGATTCTAAAAACTTCAGTGAATTGTATGAATCTTGACATGTCTCAAACAACACCTGAGCCAGCATTCAATTGTCGCTTTTCATTACCTGTTGATCAACAATTGCTCTGTTCCATTTGGTAAGTGAAACATGGAATTATAAGTCTATGAGTATAATTTATCACATTGACAACGACATAATCAGGGATTGGTGGTCCGTTTATTTCAGTTACAACACAATGCTTAAGCCCGTCAGCTTAAATTGTGGCCATTCTGGATGTTTCGAATGTCTAAAGGAACTTACAAAGAAAGTCATGGCGCCTAAATGCCCAATGTGCCGAAAGGACTTTCAGGCTGCAAATATATGCGTGAACATTGCGCTGGACCATGTAACCCGTGCACTGTCGGTTGAGTGCCTAAGTGTTGGTTGCGGTTGGAAAGGAGGGTATGGAAATGCATCTGAGCATTTTTCGAACTGCCCGAAACTTCCCATAAAATGCAACAATGTTGAATGTCAACACGTGGTGGCTCGCGAAGACATGCCGATTCATGCTGTGTCATGCATGAAGAGAAAGATCCAATGTCTTGACTGCAAGAAGCATGTTAAGTGGGAAATGCTTCATGAACATCAAGCAGGCCAATGTGACAATGCTGTCATACCATGTCCATTAAATTGCGGGAGCGCATTTTCAAGGTATGTCCGTAATTACATCGTTTAGGATTGGTCCTAACAATATTTataccaaattgcactcaaaatcgTGTGATTGCTTATACAAATTACAAATTGAGATTTGCGCAATTATTTGGGTAAATATTTCACGGCCATTTACATTCTAAATAAAATGTTACAACCATGCAGCGATCACCTTATCATTGTGTATAGTGATCTTTGTTATCCAAAGCGGGGGTGAATGCTATCCACTATTTCCTTTGATGATAAGTAACTTTAGTAATGTTCATTTCGCAGTTTTGAAGATTCTTATGAAAACATAAACGCGTTTTTTTTAGAGGCAAGATAACTCTTCATTTATGCGATTGTCGGGAAAGGGCTACACTTTGCAAAGTACCTGGATGcaaaaggattttgaaaaagaaggatGTGACCAGTCATCTGATTGAAGCAGCCACATCCCACTACGTCCTCCAGCTGAATGAGATAAAACGTCTCCGAAGGCTAATATACAACAAGGCAAGGATAAAATTTTGTTAAAGCGTGCTCCAATGGAAAGAACTAGCTTAAATTGTTTGCGCGATATCTTTCGCGATAACAAAGATTTTTAAGCGTCAACGCATAGGTAATCGAGGGACTAGCACAATATtcttgcaatcgatgttgaattgaccgtgatcCTGCATAATCTGTTGTTTCCCCTTTGCAAGGGCTAGCAaaatttaatcgaaagatttggttggttatcttctcgaaaaaaggtgtatTTTGTGCACGATCAAGGCCGAAAATatgaacaaaaacatgaaatcaAGGAACTTGTCAAGTTTCATAACCATATCTCCATACACTGTGGAAGGCTATGACTCaacagaaatttggttttatcaacggagttgataatgtaagttGGCTACCGTACAGAAATtccaaaagctgacgttttgagcgttagcctttcgtcagagcgaatccaccGACGCAGCGCCACAATTTtccacttccccaccgacgcagcaccacaattcctttagaaactaccccgtTCATTTAAGACTAAACAGAATTGGGAAAAATAAGGAAAGGCTAAACAGAATTGACCTATTTCACGATTGATCCTTGCTTTATGTTTCG encodes:
- the LOC137994794 gene encoding TNF receptor-associated factor 4-like; its protein translation is MNLDMSQTTPEPAFNCRFSLPVDQQLLCSICYNTMLKPVSLNCGHSGCFECLKELTKKVMAPKCPMCRKDFQAANICVNIALDHVTRALSVECLSVGCGWKGGYGNASEHFSNCPKLPIKCNNVECQHVVAREDMPIHAVSCMKRKIQCLDCKKHVKWEMLHEHQAGQCDNAVIPCPLNCGSAFSRGKITLHLCDCRERATLCKVPGCKRILKKKDVTSHLIEAATSHYVLQLNEIKRLRRLIYNKKSQLETVVTEVESVASFRWIFENFPEMTRDQGDAMGNEPITSDQYGCEGHTWRGLFRSNGSLFLQLLSASHPVTAEIRIVMMPATENEKVFHSDIVTLSEGEMWGTDVHANGFVDENGRLEIKFIIYYLSI
- the LOC137994795 gene encoding uncharacterized protein encodes the protein MNLNELIALGQGPRSVLIQWLQRRDLLANPLLCAPCNQGMELIERNDTHVDGFQWRCGGCSKKRSLRTNTFFAEFPKVSLSTLLLAIFYFTQDDPQQRITRALGINASLVSKIVRRLQDVCSLDIMSRPFIPFGGPGTVAKCDESKFNHKAKYHKGRRAARDAWVFGIVSLEQSPAKGYFQVVDRRDAATLLPIIQRCLLPGTEVHTDDWAAYTRLAALPNVAVHQVVVHAHNFVDPRTSVHTQEAESAWSQLKLGRNRRKGIRREDLQSYLDEKMWRQWRGGSYDAVTDNFLAILPLQYQTATPVD